From the Robbsia betulipollinis genome, the window GCCCGGCGGCGCGCTTACCACCAGCGGCCGTCGGTGACTGCGTTCGGCGGCGGCGAGGTTCTCCTTCTGCGCGTCGGGCAGCGCGAGATAGGCGTGCCAGGCCTGCTGACGGGCGTTGGGCGGGAGCACGCGCGACATTTCGTAATTTTCGCGTGCGATCCGGCGCTCATCGGGCGTCATCTGCGTCCAGCGCAGCATGCGTGCGTGCAGACGCTGCTGGGCTTCGGGCGACATCCGGGTGTACACCGAGGCGATCGCCAGCCACTTGCGCTGCTGTGGAAACGAGAACCCGTCCCATTCGGAGGCGAAAGGGGCGAGCGCGATGCGCTGCATTTCGTCGAGACGACGCCAGCTTACCCCGCTGTCCGGTACCTCCGGGACGAATCGGGCGCGCGCCACGGGGGCCGCGGGTGGCGTGGCAGGCGACGGGACGGGAGGCGACGTGGCCGACGCGGCGGAAGGCGGAGCGGGCGGCGCGACGGACGGCACCGACCCCGCCTTCCGGACCGTGCCCCGCGGCACAGGCGGCGTGCCCGACGCACTCGACGGACCCGCCGCGCCCGACGCGCCCGATGTCACGCCCTCGGGCACGTTCAACGCCGGGAGTTGGGCGGCGGCGGACGTGACGCCAACCGGATGCCAGCGCGGCCAGGTGGCCAGCGCGCAGACCGCGGCGGCCACGACGGCGGTCAGCAGCAGCGCCGGAATGCGTGTCGTGCCGCCGCTGGTATGCCCGGGACGGCTGTCGATGCGCGAGTTCAACGGCTGCGTGCCAGATATTCGTTG encodes:
- a CDS encoding DUF3106 domain-containing protein — translated: MNSRIDSRPGHTSGGTTRIPALLLTAVVAAAVCALATWPRWHPVGVTSAAAQLPALNVPEGVTSGASGAAGPSSASGTPPVPRGTVRKAGSVPSVAPPAPPSAASATSPPVPSPATPPAAPVARARFVPEVPDSGVSWRRLDEMQRIALAPFASEWDGFSFPQQRKWLAIASVYTRMSPEAQQRLHARMLRWTQMTPDERRIARENYEMSRVLPPNARQQAWHAYLALPDAQKENLAAAERSHRRPLVVSAPPGGNPVPHSRHAPPRAAAHAASDTSAPRPTPGPGAAAPANVAPAAAMATPVPTPPPASASHRHSGAGALPAVNQGDGDLSRP